In a genomic window of Coregonus clupeaformis isolate EN_2021a chromosome 27, ASM2061545v1, whole genome shotgun sequence:
- the LOC121541168 gene encoding exosome complex component RRP4-like, giving the protein MAADMRLPIFRKQVSLSPSLSALDGKDLVVPGDVITSDTGFMRGHGTYMDEEKLTASVAGEVERVNKLICVRPLKTRFNGEVGDVVVGRITEVQQKRWKVETNSRLDSVLLLSSVNLPGGELRRRSAEDELTMRDYLQEGDLISAEVQSVFSDGALSLHTRSLKYGKLGQGVIVQLSPSLIKRQKTHFHNLPCGASIILGNNGFVWLYPTPGQQDEEAGGYYTSLEPVSLSDREVISRLRNCLLALGAHKVLLYDTSVLYCYESSLPHQIKDILKPEVMEEIVMVTRQKLVEQEG; this is encoded by the exons ATGGCTGCGGACATGAGATTACCAATTTTTCGGAAACAAGTATCGTTATCACCCTCTCTGTCTGCTTTAGATGGAAAAGATCTAGTTGTGCCCGGTGATGTGATCACATCAGATACAGGGTTCATGAG GGGTCATGGGACTTACATGGATGAAGAAAAACTAACAGCCTCTGTGgctggagaggtggagagggtgaACAAGCTCATCTGTGTACGGCCGCTCAAGACCAG GTTCAATGGGGAGGTTGGAGATGTGGTGGTTGGAAGGATCACAGAG GTGCAACAGAAGCGCTGGAAGGTGGAGACCAACTCCAGACTGGACTCTGTGTTGCTGCTGTCCTCTGTCAATCTGCCCGGAGGAGAGCTG AGGAGACGGTCAGCAGAAGATGAGCTCACCATGAGAGACTACCTTCAGGAGGGGGACCTCATCAGT GCAGAGGTACAGTCTGTTTTCTCAGATGGAGCACTCTCTCTTCACACCCGCAGTTTAAAGTACGGAAAG CTGGGGCAAGGAGTTATTGTGCAGCTATCTCCCTCTCTGATCAAGAGACAGAAAACCCACTTCCACAACCTGCCGTGTGGGGCCTCCATCATCCTGGGCAACAATGGCTTTGTGTGGCTGTACCCCACCCCAGGACAGCAGGACGAGGAGGCAGGAGGATACTACACCAGTCTGGAG cctgtctctctctctgatcggGAGGTGATCTCGCGGTTGAGGAACTGCTTGCTGGCCCTAGGGGCACACAAAGTGCTGCTGTATGACACCAGTGTGCTCTACTGTTACGAGTCATCACTCCCACATCAG aTCAAGGATATCTTAAAACCGGAGGTGATGGAGGAGATTGTGATGGTGACGCGTCAGAAACTGGTGGAACAGGAGGGTTAG
- the LOC121541169 gene encoding PR domain zinc finger protein 12-like, whose protein sequence is MGSVLPAEALALKSGFKCQSRSLSDIITSDILHSFLYGRWRNVIGEHLMEERQSSIGPKTAFTAEVLAQSFVGEVQKLSSLVLPSEVIIAQSSIPGEGLGIFSKTWIKAGTEMGPFTGRVISPEHVDLLKNNNLMWEVFNEDGTVRYFIDASQEDHRSWMTYIKCARNEQEQNLEVVQIGSSIFYRAVETIPPDQELLVWYGNSHNTFLGIPGVPGTEEEHQKKSRNEDSHSCDGSSSCSPSSSSSSSSSSSSSSATSRMRCVICHRGFNSRSNLRSHMRIHTLDKPFVCRFCNRRFSQSSTLRNHVRLHTGERPYKCHVCQSAYSQLAGLRAHQKSARHRPGAGGADTSSQVSPPPPPISSLSQQQVPLVHHIPTMVL, encoded by the exons ATGGGCTCGGTATTACCTGCAGAGGCTTTAGCCTTAAAGTCTGGATTTAAATGCCAGAGTCGATCCTTGTCTGATATTATCACCTCAGATATTCTGCACAGTTTCCTGTATGGACGGTGGAGAAATGTGATCGGGGAGCACCTGATGGAGGAGAGGCAGAGCAGCATCGGTCCCAAGACAGCCTTCACCGCTGAGGTCCTTGCGCAGTCGTTCGTTGGAG AGGTCCAGAAGCTGTCTAGCCTGGTGCTGCCCAGTGAGGTGATCATTGCCCAGAGCTCTATCCCTGGCGAGGGCCTGGGCATCTTCTCCAAGACCTGGATCAAGGCGGGCACAGAGATGGGTCCATTTACTGGCAGGGTCATCTCCCCTGAACATGTGGACCTGCTGAAGAACAACAACCTCATGTGGGAG GTGTTCAACGAGGATGGCACGGTGCGCTACTTCATCGATGCCAGTCAGGAGGACCATCGCAGCTGGATGACCTACATCAAGTGTGCCCGCAACGAGCAGGAGCAGAACCTGGAGGTGGTGCAGATCGGTAGCAGCATCTTCTACAGGGCCGTGGAG ACTATCCCTCCAGACCAGGAGCTGCTAGTGTGGTACGGAAACTCCCACAACACCTTCCTTGGTATTCCTGGCGTTCCCGGTACAGAAGAAGAGCATCAGAAAAAGAGCCGTAATG AGGACTCCCACTCATGTGACGGCTCATCATCttgctccccctcctcctcctcctcctcctcttcctcctcctcttcctcgtctGCGACCAGCCGCATGCGTTGCGTCATCTGCCACCGGGGCTTCAACTCGCGTAGTAACCTACGCTCCCACATGCGCATCCACACCCTGGACAAGCCGTTCGTCTGCCGCTTCTGCAACCGCCGCTTCAGCCAGTCGTCCACCCTGCGCAACCACGTGCGACTGCACACCGGAGAGCGCCCCTACAAGTGCCACGTGTGCCAGAGCGCCTACTCCCAACTGGCAGGGCTGCGGGCACACCAGAAGAGTGCCAGGCACAGACCAGGGGCGGGGGGCGCAGACACTTCCTCTCAAGTCTCACCTCCACCCCCACCGATCAGCAGCCTGTCCCAACAGCAGGTCCCCCTTGTTCACCATATCCCCACCATGGTGCTATga